The Lycium ferocissimum isolate CSIRO_LF1 chromosome 8, AGI_CSIRO_Lferr_CH_V1, whole genome shotgun sequence DNA segment TGCCAAATTAAACTGTGTTGGAGtactattttttaaaagaacttctTGAGCATATAATAAACAAatagatatttgattttcacatAAAAGGCATGCCACGCTAACTAAAAAAGAGGCCCAAATAATGGGAGAACTTTTTTTAAAGTACCAACTTGTGGATtcattcttaaaaaataaacgGAGAAAACAATTTATGGTTTTCAGGTATTGCTTGGTCACCCAAACATGACATAAATCCCCCACCCCCAACTCCCCTTGCCCTTCTTCTACGGGTTTTATTTTAGGTACGGTTTCAGTGAACTCAGTAATTTTTGCTCATAGCTTATATAATTTATGAATATTTGATCGTGAATCCTGTTATTATAGtgatttaattataaattattgtATGAActtataaacttcaaattctggaTCCACACCGATTTGCTTGGTCATCCAAACATGACATTAGcctcaaccccacccccacccccctcaAGCCCCAACCCCTTTCTTCATTGATAAATACcccttttctccatttctccGCCATCATTATAAacatttttcctctctttttttcttcagttCTCTCATCTTTTTGTGCTTATTATTTTGAAGCATGAGAATGAGCTGCAATGGGTGCAGAGTTCTTAGAAAAGGTTGTAGCGAGAATTGTAGTTTAAGGCCATGTCTTCAATGGATCAGATCCCCTGATTCTCAAGCTAACGCTACTGTTTTTCTTGCTAAATTTTATGGCCGTGCTGGTCTCATTAACCTCATCAATGCTGGTCCCGATAATCTCCGCCCTGGTATATATTATTATCGTCTTCAttttatatgacactcttttctgtttaaaaaaaagtatacaCATCTTGTatcctttgaatttttttaaagttaaattacttaccttttttttgtttttaatctaTTATTATAGTCGTAAAATGTTATGGTACCTTTAAATCGTAACTCATAAGGTGTTAAAGGTGTAAACAAGTTTAATTTTCTTAGTTACTGCCATGTACTCCATTTGTCAAGCTTTATGTgattcaattattattattttaaagagTTGAATGAGTTTTCTTTTACTACTGATGCTtcttaaatatttcaaattgttaattattgcgatttgaaataacttttgtgttgtttctaaatatttttttgctttgaaaaacttgaagatTTTATGTTAGAATTCACACAAAAATTAGATCGTTTGACTCTAGTTCTTTGAATCGTCTACCATAAagtgagacagagggagtaaaaaGGAAGCAGGTAGCATTTAATTGAATATACTCGTATCAAAATCggatataaatttatttaagttcactaaaattccaaattataaaattgaaaaCTTGAATCTGTCTTTCTGAGAGGTAATGCATGCAGATGAAAAATCTTGAAATGATTTTGCTCtgattctgttttttttttccttttttcagcAGTATTTAGGTCTCTTTTATATGAGGCTTGTGGCCGGATAATCAACCCCGTAAACGGTTCAGTCGGGTTGATGTGTTCTGGGAATTGGCAGCGTTGTCAAGAAGCTGTTGAATCAGTTCTCAATGGCTCAACAATCATGCAAGTCCCAATcaacgatgatgataatagttCTTCAGATCATCAAGAGGCTCATCAAATGATCACACCGTTAAAAAGCTGTGATATTCGACACATTTCAAAGGACTCATCAAGTTCGGTGCACCAGCAAGTCAAAACCGGGAATGGGCGGTTCAAGCGTAAGGCCACTAAAGTAGATGCTTCTTCTGCAGAAGAGTACTTGATGAATAACGAGCTCCCATCAAAGTTTAGTATAACCGGATGGGATTGCTTTGATCAAATTGAAGAAGAGTTGAAACGTGCCCCGAGTCATGACTCGCTCTCTGTTGAGACTGTTGAACCGTCCTTGCTGGCGAACCGGGTTGAACCGGGTTTGCCTGTGAAATTGGAGGAAGATTGTGATGTAGGATTAGACCTCACTCTTGGGTTGATGAGTCCAGCGTAATAAGATGTTAATTAATCAGTTTCCTTtttaatggttttttttttttttaatctcttaagagtttttgttttattttgggGGCATATACGAATAGATAGAGGTAAAAGAAGTGTAATTATGTAGAGATGTTACTTAATGTAATGAATGAAGTTGTCACAACATCGAGTTTAGTGACAAAGTGATTATAGTGGTCTTAACTAAAACTAGttgcaacaaatatttcaaGATTTTGCTCCTAGCGTTATATATCTTTATATTCTGAACTTGCTTCTTAGTACGAGGGAAGAGACGAAGAATTCTAGTTCTAGTTCTGCTTCTGCTTAATCCTTAGAAGTATTGCTTTGCAATTGAATCTTTAGAACTATATGTCTAAGAGGGCGAGGAGCTTTATAGTCAAATCCGGTTCTGCCTCCTCCTATAATACTGATCTATTATATTCCATCAATTCCACCTACAAGCAACTCATTTTAACCCTGCATTTGCTTAGCAAAATATATCTGGTTCTATCTCCGCTTGGCTAACTGAAAGTcttctacatatataattttagTGCTACATACAGTACGAATTAAATTCCGAACCTATACATTTAAAAGTATGTGGAGAGTTCAATGTTAAGAGTCTTTATAATTGAATCCAACAAGTTGAAATTCTGAATCTTTCTCCTTTCCACCCTAATATAATTAACGAGCTTTATATTTTTCTTAGATTAAGCTTTATATTAACAAGCTTTATAATGTTTTCTTCCCTCTCTTTGTTGTCCCCAAAGATATAGCAATAGTAGTCGTCGTTTTTAAGACATCAAGATCAATAGATTTAGTAATGGCAGAAAAGACATGTAGATCATTAAACTCAACAAGAAAAAGGAGCTAAAAGGGATTGGTCATGACAGAGAAGTAGGTAATatcaagaaagatgaagaaagaagaGCACGTGGGAGAGCATGGAAGAAATTTTGTCGACAAATGCTATACATGCAATGGCAAAGTGGAGTTTGGAGTGTGCCGACTTTTTGAGAAAAGTTTCAGGCATACTTTTGCCTTATTTCTGGATCATAGACATGAGGAAAATGCTAGGCTAGCTGGAGGACAGGTTCCCAGGAATCTAGGGGCTTCTATGCAATTAATTAATAGAACAAATATATTATTTCGCCCATTCTAATTTATGCGATATAGTTTGGATTAACGCATGAgtgcaaaagaaaaataaaaaattgtcatcttaaacatgtcatagcatttgtagaatttttgaaatttgtagcCTTAAACATGCCATAATATTATGTGTTACAAAAATTTCTCTCTAAGGAATGAGAACTAgtgtaaaattaataatttcttaatttagAAGTGTGTCTTTTTTTAGAAATAATAAGCCAAGAAAAAGTGTATCATATGAACTGAAACTAGTAATCTTTATTATAGCATGATCatctaatttaatttgttgatattgatatgcgCAAGATCAAGTTAAATTTGTTGTATGCACAAGGTACTTGCTAattgaaatatcaattatctcAATACCTGATGAGCTTAAGTTACatataaaaatttgaaattcttaatttaaaataattgtaCAATAGGTAAAAGTgcttgataaggtaaaactttcttacaatataatgtatataacttaaacccTATCTCTATATATATGCCACTCAAGGTGGACACAAGGTAAACCCTGTCTAATGACTCTATGCATTGCCGCATTGTTATTCACGCTCAATT contains these protein-coding regions:
- the LOC132067680 gene encoding LOB domain-containing protein 42-like isoform X3, which translates into the protein MRMSCNGCRVLRKGCSENCSLRPCLQWIRSPDSQANATVFLAKFYGRAGLINLINAGPDNLRPVGLMCSGNWQRCQEAVESVLNGSTIMQVPINDDDNSSSDHQEAHQMITPLKSCDIRHISKDSSSSVHQQVKTGNGRFKRKATKVDASSAEEYLMNNELPSKFSITGWDCFDQIEEELKRAPSHDSLSVETVEPSLLANRVEPGLPVKLEEDCDVGLDLTLGLMSPA
- the LOC132067680 gene encoding LOB domain-containing protein 42-like isoform X1, which codes for MRMSCNGCRVLRKGCSENCSLRPCLQWIRSPDSQANATVFLAKFYGRAGLINLINAGPDNLRPAVFRSLLYEACGRIINPVNGSVGLMCSGNWQRCQEAVESVLNGSTIMQVPINDDDNSSSDHQEAHQMITPLKSCDIRHISKDSSSSVHQQVKTGNGRFKRKATKVDASSAEEYLMNNELPSKFSITGWDCFDQIEEELKRAPSHDSLSVETVEPSLLANRVEPGLPVKLEEDCDVGLDLTLGLMSPA